One window of Siniperca chuatsi isolate FFG_IHB_CAS linkage group LG15, ASM2008510v1, whole genome shotgun sequence genomic DNA carries:
- the reep1 gene encoding receptor expression-enhancing protein 2 isoform X1, with the protein MLISHVNTLLARKDTSLPTRHAVYLCNATLPSMDKSYSPLTVYLHHVAACVRPDHRRCRLDAPVIWRKLLPADSASCRLSSAMVSWIISRLVVLVFGTLYPAYSSYKAVKSKDVKEYVKWMMYWIIFALFTSVEVFTDMFLCWLPFYYELKIAFVVWLLSPYTKGSSVLYRKFVHPTLSSKEKDIDDYIGQAKDKSYDTLVHFGRKGLNVAATAAVMAATKSQGVLSDRLRSFSMQDLSSCQSEPVNTGPGTTQPAAAQHRTRTMMRSKSESYNKGQDFDMNEYEMLGLDQWDSKGLLSQTISSSESESTPITPSLTPQSSPPPTPSPPPTPPVPEQPEEVGKRVQAASSSPQLRLIKRKAPEPPLRVLRPFTRSRSALSSNNEAM; encoded by the exons ATGCTAATatcacatgtaaacacacttttaGCCAGGAAGGACACATCTTTACCCACCAGGCATGCTGTTTATCTGTGCAATGCAACACTGCCATCTATGGATAAGAGTTATAGTCCGCTCACTGTTTATCTGCATCACGTTGCTGCCTGTGTGCGTCCAGACCATAGACGCTGCCGCCTGGACGCGCCTGTCATCTGGAGGAAACTCCTCCCCGCAGACAGCGCGTCCTGTCGCCTCTCCAGCGCAATGGTCTCCTGGATCATCTCTAGACTTGTGGT aCTTGTCTTTGGTACACTGTATCCTGCATACTCATCTTATAAAGCTGTGAAGTCAAAAGATGTGAAAGAATAT GTGAAATGGATGATGTACTGGATAATATTTGCCCTATTCACCTCTGTGGAAGTATTTACAGATATGTTTCTCTGTTG GCTTCCTTTCTACTATGAACTGAAGATAGCCTTTGTGGTGTGGCTGCTGTCCCCTTACACTAAAGGCTCCAGTGTGCTATACAGGAAGTTTGTTCATCCAACGCTTTCCTCAAAAGAAAAG GACATTGATGACTATATTGGCCAAGCGAAGGACAAAAGCTATGACACACTGGTGCATTTTGGGAGAAAAGGGCTGAATGTTGCAGCCACAGCTGCAGTCATGGCTGCAACAAAG AGCCAAGGGGTCCtgtcagacagactgaggagttTCAGCATGCAGGATCTGTCTTCCTGTCAATCTGAACCCGTTAACACTGGCCCTGGCACTACGCAGcctgcagcagcacagcatCGGACCAGAACTATGATGCGCAGCAAGTCTGAGAGCTACAACAAGG GACAGGACTTTGACATGAATGAGTATGAAATGTTGGGGTTGGACCAATGGGACTCCAAGGGGTTGCTGTCCCAGACCATTTCATCTTCTGAATCTGAGTCCACACCCATTACGCCCTCACTGACACCCCAGTCCTCCCCACCTCCCACACCCTCTCCACCTCCTACTCCTCCAGTTCCAGAGCAGCCTGAGGAGGTGGGGAAACGGGTGCAGGCAGCATCAAGCTCTCCACAGCTCAGGCTGATTAAGAGGAAGGCTCCTGAG CCTCCTCTTAGAGTCTTAAGGCCTTTCACAAGATCCAGGAGTGCTCTTTCTTCAAACAATGAAGCCATGTGA
- the mrpl35 gene encoding 39S ribosomal protein L35, mitochondrial, giving the protein MAVALARRVSGLLRPLSVSLCAKTPQFCQFSSLIQSPPLYSSAAAAVRAPLRAAVCQTPRYNILQRVSALIPSMTQQPSRSLTYYSVKKGKRKTVKSVTERFMRLHCGLWIRRKAGYKKKLWKKNPVRRKRLREHVFCNKTQSKLLDKMTTSFWKRRNWFVNDPYLKYHDRVNLKL; this is encoded by the exons ATGGCGGTCGCCTTGGCAAGGAGGGTGTCCG GGCTGCTGAGGccgctgtctgtctctctgtgtgccaAGACACCACAGTTCTGTCAGTTCTCCAGCCTCATCCAGTCTCCGCCTCTCTACAGCTCCGCCGCAGCCGCTGTCCGCGCTCCTCTGCGGGCTGCAGTGTGTCAGACACCCCGGTACAATATCCTACAACG GGTATCAGCACTTATTCCCAGTATGACTCAGCAACCAAGCAGAAGTCTGACATACTACAGCGTGAAGAAGGGGAAGAGGAAGACTGTAAAATCTGTGACAGAAAGGTTCATGAGGCTGCATTGTGGCCTTTGGATCAGACGCAAG GCTGGATACAAGAAGAAACTGTGGAAGAAGAATCCTGTCAGACGAAAGCGCCTGAGGGAGCATGTATTCTGTAACAAAACACAGAGCAAGCTTTTGGATAAAATGACAACCTCTTTTTGGAAAAGGAGGAACTGGTTTGTTAATGATCCATACCTGAAGTACCACGATCGGGTCAACCTCAAACTGTAA
- the chmp3 gene encoding charged multivesicular body protein 3, translating into MGLFGRTPEKPPKELITEWSGKIRKEMRVIDRQIRDIQREEEKVKRSIKDAAKKGQKDVCVVLAKEMIQSKRAVTKLYASKAHMNSVLLSMKNQLAVLRVAGALQKSTEVMKAMQNLVKIPEIQATMRDLSKEMMKAGIIEEMLEDTFESMEDGEEMEEAAEEEVDRILFEITAGALGKAPSKVTDALPQIEPPGAAAASEDESEEDIEAMQSRLAALRS; encoded by the exons ATGGGGCTGTTCGGCAGAACACCAGAGAAACCACCAAAAGAGCTG ATCACTGAGTGGTCAGGAAAAATCAGGAAGGAAATGAGAGTGATTGACAGACAAATTCGAG ATATCCaaagggaagaagagaaagtTAAAAGATCCATCAAAGATGCTGCCAAAAAGGGCcagaaagatgtgtgtgtggtcctcGCAAAGGAGATGATTCAGTCAAAACGAGCTGTCACAAAACTTTACGCTTCCAAAGCCCACATGAACTCTGTGCTACTCAGCATGAAGAATCAGCTAG CTGTACTGCGTGTAGCCGGGGCTCTGCAGAAGAGCACAGAGGTGATGAAAGCCATGCAGAACCTAGTCAAAATCCCAGAGATCCAGGCCACTATGAGGGACCTATCAAAGGAGATGATGAAG GCTGGCATCATTGAGGAAATGCTAGAAGACACATTTGAGAGCAtggaagatggagaggagatggaggaagcagcagaggaggaagttGACAGGATCCTCTTTGAGATCACAGCAG GTGCCCTTGGCAAAGCGCCGAGCAAAGTCACAGATGCCCTGCCTCAAATTGAGCCCCCAGGAGCCGCTGCAGCTTCGGAGGATGAGTCAGAGGAGGACATTGAAGCGATGCAGTCAAGATTGGCAGCTCTGAGGAGCTAA
- the reep1 gene encoding receptor expression-enhancing protein 1 isoform X2: MVSWIISRLVVLVFGTLYPAYSSYKAVKSKDVKEYVKWMMYWIIFALFTSVEVFTDMFLCWLPFYYELKIAFVVWLLSPYTKGSSVLYRKFVHPTLSSKEKDIDDYIGQAKDKSYDTLVHFGRKGLNVAATAAVMAATKSQGVLSDRLRSFSMQDLSSCQSEPVNTGPGTTQPAAAQHRTRTMMRSKSESYNKASS, from the exons ATGGTCTCCTGGATCATCTCTAGACTTGTGGT aCTTGTCTTTGGTACACTGTATCCTGCATACTCATCTTATAAAGCTGTGAAGTCAAAAGATGTGAAAGAATAT GTGAAATGGATGATGTACTGGATAATATTTGCCCTATTCACCTCTGTGGAAGTATTTACAGATATGTTTCTCTGTTG GCTTCCTTTCTACTATGAACTGAAGATAGCCTTTGTGGTGTGGCTGCTGTCCCCTTACACTAAAGGCTCCAGTGTGCTATACAGGAAGTTTGTTCATCCAACGCTTTCCTCAAAAGAAAAG GACATTGATGACTATATTGGCCAAGCGAAGGACAAAAGCTATGACACACTGGTGCATTTTGGGAGAAAAGGGCTGAATGTTGCAGCCACAGCTGCAGTCATGGCTGCAACAAAG AGCCAAGGGGTCCtgtcagacagactgaggagttTCAGCATGCAGGATCTGTCTTCCTGTCAATCTGAACCCGTTAACACTGGCCCTGGCACTACGCAGcctgcagcagcacagcatCGGACCAGAACTATGATGCGCAGCAAGTCTGAGAGCTACAACAAGG CCTCCTCTTAG
- the hspa4l gene encoding heat shock 70 kDa protein 4L — MSVVGIDVGFQNCYIAVARSGGIETIANDYSDRCTPACVSLASKNRMIGNAAKSQIITNFKNTVHGFKKFHGRAFDDPFVQAEKHKLPYSLHKLANGNTGIKVRYLDEDKVFTVEQITGMLLNKLKETSESVLKKPVVDCVISVPSFCTDAERRSVFDATQIAGLNCLRLINDTTAVALAYGIYKQDLPTPEERPRNVVFVDMGHSSFQVSITAFNKGKLKVLATAFDPYLGGRNFDEALVDYFCEEFKGKYKLNVRDNPRALLRLHQECEKLKKLMSANSSDLPLNIECFMNDIDVSSRMNRGHFEDMCAQYLMRVEMPLKVALEQSKLSRDDIYAVEIVGGATRSPAIKERISKFFGKDISTTLNADEAVARGCALQCAILSPAFKVREFSITDVVPFPITLRWKSPTEDGLGECEVFSKNHAAPFSKVITFHKKEPFDLEAFYSSPQDLPYPDHRIGCFSVQNVVPQPDGDSSKVKVKVRVNVHGIFSVSSASLIEKQKGEGEDMQTDSEPMMQNEGRAEDQTKMQVDQEGQSQGDQQSEDNSSSSKEGAAGEKQDPAAGGSKPKVKVKSIDLPIVANNIRQLDSDVLNDFVEYERQMIIQDKLVKELNDAKNAVEEYVYDLRDKLCGIYEKYITEEDSNRLSLMLEDTENWLYEDGEDQPKQVYEEKLDALKRLGQPIQDRHREHEDRPRAFEELGKKLQLYMKFVDSFKQKDERYLHLSAEDMSTVEKCVSESMGWMNSKMNAQSKLTITQDPIVKVADIIAKIQELEDVCNPVFNRPKPAVEEAPEVNDQNSGAHNGPTAKQGAEGKGDTKGSQQAKPGTKEMEVD, encoded by the exons ATGTCAGTGGTAGGCATTGATGTGGGTTTCCAAAATTGTTACATCGCTGTGGCCAGGAGCGGTGGCATTGAAACCATTGCCAATGACTACAGTGACAGATGCACACC GGCTTGTGTGTCTTTGGCCTCCAAAAACCGCATGATTGGAAATGCAGCCAAAAGTCAA ATCATAACAAACTTCAAAAATACAGTCCATGGCTTCAAAAAGTTCCACGGCAGAGCATTTGATGACCCATTTGTCCAAGCggaaaaacacaaactgccTTACAGCTTACATAAACTGGCCAATGGAAACACTGGAATTAAG GTGCGTTATTTGGATGAGGACAAAGTGTTCACAGTTGAGCAGATCACAGGGATGCTGCTCAACAAGCTGAAGGAGACGTCAGAGAGCGTGCTGAAGAAGCCGGTGGTGGACTGTGTCATTTCT GTCCCAAGTTTTTGCACAGATGCTGAAAGACGGTCGGTGTTTGATGCAACTCAAATTGCAGGGCTGAACTGTTTGCGGCTAATTAATGATACTACTGCAG TGGCTTTGGCCTATGGGATCTACAAACAGGACCTTCCTACTCCAGAAGAGAGGCCAAGAAATGTGGTGTTTGTGGATATGGGACATTCATCATTCCAGGTCTCCATCACTGCCTTTAACAAAGGCAAACTCAAG GTCCTCGCCACTGCGTTTGACCCATACCTTGGTGGACGCAATTTTGACGAGGCGTTGGTAGATTACTTCTGCGAGGAGTTTAAGGGCAAGTACAAGCTTAATGTGAGGGACAACCCAAGGGCTCTGCTGCGGCTCCACCAGGAGTGCGAGAAACTGAAGAAGCTCATGAGTGCCAACTCCTCCGATCTGCCTCTGAACATAGAGTGCTTCATGAATGACATTGATGTTTCCAGCAGGATGAACAG GGGCCATTTTGAAGACATGTGTGCTCAATATCTGATGAGAGTAGAGATGCCACTGAAAGTAGCCCTTGAACAATCAA AGCTGAGCCGGGATGACATCTATGCAGTGGAGATAGTTGGAGGAGCCACGAGAAGCCCAGCTATCAAAGAGAGAATCAGCAAGTTTTTCGGCAAAGACATCAGCACCACGCTCAACGCAGACGAAGCTGTCGCTAGGGGCTGCGCACTTCAG TGTGCGATTTTGTCTCCAGCATTTAAGGTGCGCGAATTCTCCATCACTGACGTGGTTCCCTTTCCCATTACTCTTCGCTGGAAATCACCAACAGAGGATGGATTGGG AGAGTGTGAGGTGTTCAGTAAGAATCACGCTGCTCCGTTTTCCAAAGTGATCACCTTTCACAAGAAGGAACCCTTTGACCTTGAAGCCTTCTACAGCAGCCCTCAAGATCTCCCCTACCCAGACCACAGGATAG GATGTTTTTCTGTACAGAATGTGGTTCCCCAGCCAGACGGCGACAGTTCCAAAGTGAAGGTCAAAGTGCGTGTTAACGTCCATGGCATCTTCAGTGTGTCCAGCGCCTCTCTGATCGAGAAGCAgaaaggagagggggaggacaTGCAAACAGACTCAGAGCCAATGATGCAGAATGAAGGCAGGGCAGAGGACCAG ACCAAAATGCAGGTGGACCAGGAAGGCCAAAGCCAAGGGGACCAGCAGAGTGAGGACAACAGTTCCAGCAGTAAG GAGGGGGCGGCTGGGGAAAAGCAGGACCCAGCAGCAGGGGGAAGCAAGCCCAAAGTCAAAGTAAAGAGTATTGATCTGCCCATCGTGGCCAACAACATTCGACAGCTCGACAGTGACGTCCTTAACGACTTTGTGGAGTATGAG CGTCAGATGATTATCCAGGACAAACTAGTGAAAGAGCTTAATGATGCTAAAAATGCTGTTGAGGAGTATGTATACGATCTGCGGGACAAACTTTGTGGGATCTATGAAAAGTACATCACTGAGGAG GACAGTAATCGGCTGTCACTGATGCTGGAGGACACAGAGAACTGGCTGTATGAGGATGGAGAGGACCAACCCAAACAAGTCTATGAGGAAAAGCTAGATGCACTCaag CGGTTGGGTCAACCCATCCAGGACCGGCACAGAGAGCATGAGGACAGGCCGAGGGCTTTTGAAGAGCTGGGAAAGAAACTGCAACTCTACATGAAGTTTGTAGATTCCTTTAAGCAGAAG GATGAGCGATACCTGCATTTGAGTGCAGAGGACATGAGCACTGTGGAgaagtgtgtgagtgaaagCATGGGCTGGATGAACAGCAAGATGAATGCACAGAGCAAACTCACTATTACTCAAGATCCCATTGTTAAAGTAGCAGACATCATTGCCAAAATACAG GAACTAGAGGATGTATGTAATCCAGTGTTCAACAGGCCAAAGCCTGCAGTGGAGGAGGCCCCTGAAGTGAATGACCAAAACAGTGGAGCTCATAATGGCCCAACAGCCAAGCAAGGAGCAGAAGGGAAGGGAGACACAAAGGGAAGCCAGCAGGCAAAGCCTGGCACAAAAGAGATGGAGGTGGACTGA